A part of Polynucleobacter sp. MG-Unter2-18 genomic DNA contains:
- a CDS encoding phosphoribosyl-ATP diphosphatase: MTSPAQNPSNLDSALAHLADVVDQRRDAFKAGEADPKTSYTALLFSKGDDGILKKIGEEATEAVMAAKDARNSNLAPEQQKLLVGEMADLWFHCLIALSQFGLRPEDVVAELNRRLGTSGIEEKAARKAANKE, translated from the coding sequence ATGACTAGTCCAGCACAAAACCCTTCTAATTTAGATTCCGCTTTGGCTCATTTGGCCGATGTGGTGGATCAGCGACGCGATGCGTTCAAGGCTGGCGAGGCAGATCCTAAGACTTCTTATACCGCTTTGCTCTTTTCGAAGGGCGATGATGGGATTTTGAAGAAAATTGGTGAAGAGGCGACTGAGGCAGTGATGGCAGCCAAGGATGCGCGTAACTCCAATCTAGCCCCTGAACAGCAAAAGCTCTTGGTTGGGGAGATGGCTGACCTTTGGTTTCATTGCTTAATTGCACTTTCCCAGTTTGGCTTACGCCCAGAGGATGTTGTGGCTGAGCTTAATCGTCGCTTGGGCACTTCAGGCATTGAAGAAAAAGCCGCCAGAAAAGCGGCTAATAAGGAGTAA
- the tatA gene encoding Sec-independent protein translocase subunit TatA: MGSFSIWHWLIVLVIVMLVFGTKKLRNIGTDLGGAVKGFKDGMKTPEGTEESQDKTKEQIQTAAASPEKTVDVQAKDVNK, from the coding sequence ATGGGTTCATTCAGCATTTGGCATTGGTTGATTGTTTTGGTAATCGTGATGTTGGTATTTGGTACCAAAAAATTGCGTAATATCGGCACAGACTTAGGTGGCGCTGTTAAAGGTTTCAAAGACGGCATGAAAACACCTGAGGGAACTGAAGAGTCGCAAGATAAAACCAAGGAACAAATTCAGACCGCAGCCGCATCACCAGAGAAAACTGTGGATGTTCAGGCAAAAGACGTCAATAAATAA
- a CDS encoding histidine triad nucleotide-binding protein: protein MAHDPNCLFCKISQGLIPSQKVYEDEEIYAFKDINPAAPIHFLMIPKKHIPMLESAELADAPLLGRMMELAPRLAKDQGCRPGKDGGFRVVVNNGADGGQEVYHLHLHVMGGPRPWKK from the coding sequence ATGGCGCATGACCCTAATTGCCTGTTTTGTAAGATTTCTCAAGGATTAATCCCATCTCAGAAGGTCTATGAAGATGAGGAAATCTATGCTTTTAAAGATATCAATCCAGCCGCACCCATCCATTTTTTAATGATTCCCAAAAAACATATACCCATGTTGGAGTCTGCAGAACTGGCAGATGCGCCATTGCTAGGTAGAATGATGGAATTAGCACCGCGTCTCGCCAAGGATCAGGGTTGCCGTCCCGGAAAAGATGGTGGCTTTAGAGTAGTGGTGAACAATGGTGCGGATGGTGGGCAAGAGGTTTATCACTTGCATTTACATGTGATGGGCGGTCCGCGCCCCTGGAAAAAATAG
- a CDS encoding tetratricopeptide repeat protein — protein sequence MASREFLKILQSARLGDVSAQQNLASAYLTGAFKTPIQPANALIWLEKSYLSIKNQAVNDSSTGASETLKLDTLSPEMLGILKQISLVPLGLTFNSPAFYFGWESFWKLANTNIDVSYAAQWQLAELLLDPSKKALQGELAEWLLKQEGDLHLPSLQRTAKEFLLHLVESETPFTNSAKELLIKLQPKDEALSYLWSAWLSEKNEGVLVQAAELGLTIAKLTLGLRLAQLNEVDSDVRDLDGSSGKSNASLKKAAYWLGLAAKDGDRDAWFALGEIYRRPQFSGYNANESDRCFDRAADLGHPVAQFRRGANLWRKREKVEEKVRGLQASYWIWQAHQQGVPEAKELLSKVLENVSSPENNDWHHLALHAEKALNHHAEHQLDEEWILLCHRLIVANQFNLSKAELLLCEVGQLQHEHCVVVDIRHELPKILPRLIQIDTTQQRRSLLAAGKVFASSNTDLEGNLRQRRYRFDRVTEWLTSTFGQDQVVA from the coding sequence ATGGCAAGTCGTGAATTCTTAAAAATCCTTCAATCTGCTCGATTAGGTGACGTATCCGCACAACAAAACTTAGCTTCTGCTTATTTAACAGGGGCATTCAAGACTCCAATTCAGCCGGCTAATGCATTGATTTGGCTAGAAAAATCCTATTTATCCATTAAAAATCAAGCAGTTAACGATTCCAGCACTGGCGCTTCTGAAACTCTTAAGCTAGATACGCTCTCCCCGGAAATGCTGGGAATTTTGAAGCAAATTTCCTTAGTTCCACTGGGGCTCACCTTTAATTCACCCGCCTTTTACTTTGGCTGGGAATCATTCTGGAAGCTAGCTAATACGAATATCGATGTCAGTTATGCAGCGCAGTGGCAACTCGCTGAACTACTGCTTGATCCTAGTAAAAAAGCGCTTCAAGGAGAGCTTGCTGAATGGCTCTTAAAACAGGAAGGTGATCTCCACCTACCTTCTCTACAAAGAACCGCAAAAGAATTTCTACTCCACTTAGTAGAATCAGAAACCCCCTTCACCAATTCGGCTAAAGAACTTCTAATAAAGCTCCAACCTAAAGATGAAGCACTTTCCTATCTGTGGAGCGCTTGGCTCTCAGAAAAGAATGAGGGTGTATTAGTTCAGGCAGCAGAACTAGGCCTGACGATTGCAAAGCTCACCTTGGGCTTACGTCTTGCGCAATTGAATGAGGTCGACTCTGATGTAAGAGATTTGGATGGTTCGAGTGGAAAATCAAATGCATCTCTCAAGAAAGCGGCTTACTGGTTAGGGCTTGCAGCAAAAGATGGTGATCGAGATGCTTGGTTTGCTTTGGGTGAAATCTATCGTCGTCCCCAGTTCTCTGGATATAACGCCAATGAAAGTGATCGGTGTTTTGATCGCGCAGCTGATTTGGGTCATCCTGTGGCTCAATTCAGAAGAGGTGCGAACCTCTGGCGCAAACGTGAAAAAGTGGAAGAGAAGGTTCGCGGACTTCAGGCTTCCTATTGGATTTGGCAAGCTCACCAGCAAGGTGTACCTGAAGCAAAAGAATTACTAAGCAAAGTTCTGGAGAATGTTTCTAGTCCCGAGAATAATGATTGGCATCACTTAGCATTGCATGCAGAAAAAGCCTTGAACCACCATGCAGAGCATCAATTGGATGAGGAGTGGATCTTGCTATGTCACCGACTCATTGTGGCTAATCAATTTAACTTGAGCAAGGCAGAGTTATTGCTATGTGAAGTTGGTCAACTCCAACATGAGCATTGTGTCGTTGTCGATATTCGCCATGAGTTACCAAAGATACTGCCTAGATTAATTCAGATTGATACCACTCAGCAGCGCCGCTCATTGCTTGCAGCAGGAAAAGTTTTTGCGAGCAGTAATACAGACTTGGAGGGGAATTTAAGACAAAGACGCTATCGATTTGATCGGGTAACGGAATGGCTTACCAGTACCTTCGGACAAGATCAAGTCGTGGCTTGA
- the hisF gene encoding imidazole glycerol phosphate synthase subunit HisF gives MLTKRIIPCLDVTAGRVVKGVNFVGLRDAGDPVEIAKRYNTQGADELTFLDITATSDGRDLILHIIEDVASQVFIPLTVGGGVRAVADVRRLLNAGADKVSMNSSAVANPDLVSDAAAYYGSQCIVVAIDAKKTEAGNWEVFTHGGRTATGMDVVAWASEVAKRGAGEILLTSMNRDGSKDGFDLELTAAVSDAVSVPVIASGGVGNLQHLVDGITKGHADAVLAASIFHYGEYTVGQAKEYMASQGIPVRI, from the coding sequence GTGCTAACTAAAAGAATTATTCCCTGTCTTGATGTCACGGCAGGGCGCGTTGTGAAAGGTGTGAACTTCGTGGGTCTGCGCGATGCAGGTGATCCGGTAGAGATTGCTAAGCGTTACAACACTCAAGGCGCTGATGAGCTTACCTTCTTAGACATTACTGCTACCTCTGATGGCCGTGATCTCATACTGCACATCATTGAAGATGTTGCCTCCCAAGTATTTATTCCTTTGACCGTTGGTGGAGGTGTCCGTGCAGTAGCAGATGTAAGACGCTTGCTCAATGCGGGTGCTGATAAGGTCAGCATGAATTCTTCTGCAGTAGCCAATCCAGATTTGGTTTCTGATGCTGCGGCGTATTACGGTTCACAGTGCATCGTGGTTGCCATTGATGCTAAAAAAACTGAAGCGGGTAACTGGGAAGTTTTTACCCATGGCGGTAGAACCGCTACGGGAATGGATGTAGTTGCATGGGCTTCAGAAGTCGCTAAACGTGGTGCTGGAGAAATTCTGCTCACCAGCATGAACCGTGACGGCAGTAAAGATGGCTTTGATCTGGAGTTAACTGCAGCAGTGAGTGATGCGGTAAGTGTTCCGGTAATTGCCTCTGGTGGTGTGGGAAATTTACAGCACTTAGTCGATGGTATTACCAAAGGCCATGCCGATGCTGTTCTTGCAGCCAGTATTTTCCATTACGGTGAATATACTGTCGGCCAGGCAAAAGAATATATGGCCAGCCAAGGGATTCCTGTCCGCATTTAA
- the hisB gene encoding imidazoleglycerol-phosphate dehydratase HisB, whose protein sequence is MRQADVTRNTSETKIQIAINLDGTGKAELASGVPFLDHMLDQIARHGMIDLKVVANGDTHIDDHHTVEDVGITLGQAFAKAVGDKAGITRYGHSYVPLDETLSRVVIDFSGRPGLEFNVPFTRARVGDFDVDLSIEFFRGFVNHAGVTLHIDNLRGINAHHQIETVFKAFGRALRMALEIDPRASGVVPSTKGSL, encoded by the coding sequence ATGCGGCAAGCCGACGTTACCCGAAACACTTCGGAAACCAAAATTCAAATTGCTATCAATTTAGATGGCACAGGTAAAGCCGAGCTAGCCTCTGGCGTACCCTTCCTAGACCACATGTTGGATCAAATTGCCCGTCACGGCATGATTGACCTCAAAGTAGTGGCAAATGGCGATACCCATATCGATGATCACCATACCGTTGAGGATGTGGGCATTACCTTGGGCCAAGCCTTTGCTAAGGCAGTTGGCGATAAGGCCGGTATTACCCGCTACGGCCACTCCTACGTTCCTTTGGATGAAACCCTTTCTCGCGTAGTCATCGACTTTTCTGGTCGTCCAGGGTTAGAGTTCAATGTGCCATTTACCCGCGCACGCGTAGGTGACTTTGACGTAGATCTCAGCATCGAGTTCTTCCGTGGTTTTGTAAACCACGCCGGAGTGACTCTGCATATCGATAACTTACGTGGCATTAATGCCCATCACCAAATTGAAACTGTGTTCAAGGCCTTTGGGCGTGCATTGCGTATGGCTTTAGAGATTGATCCACGCGCATCCGGTGTTGTTCCTTCCACCAAAGGCAGTCTCTAA
- the hisH gene encoding imidazole glycerol phosphate synthase subunit HisH, with protein MAQTIAIVDYGMGNLRSVYQAFHHVAPDANVLIAHTPEEILSAERVVLPGQGAMPDCMKHLEESGLLEALLDAAKNKPLLGVCVGEQMLFDHSAEVRANPSSAWTPCLGLIPGEVRRFELTGKLQPDGSAYKVPHMGWNQVRQDRQHPLWSGIPDLTSFYFVHSYYVVPQRKEDTAGSTEYGDWFTSAVAKDNIFATQFHPEKSAEYGLKLYKNFVSWQP; from the coding sequence GTGGCGCAAACCATTGCGATCGTTGACTACGGAATGGGCAACCTACGTTCCGTCTACCAGGCCTTTCATCATGTGGCGCCAGATGCCAATGTTCTGATTGCACACACCCCCGAAGAAATCCTCAGCGCAGAGCGGGTAGTCCTTCCAGGTCAGGGTGCTATGCCTGATTGCATGAAACATCTAGAAGAGTCGGGTTTATTGGAAGCCTTGCTTGATGCCGCAAAAAATAAGCCTTTATTAGGTGTTTGCGTGGGTGAGCAGATGCTGTTTGATCACAGCGCTGAAGTAAGAGCAAACCCCAGTTCAGCTTGGACTCCTTGCTTGGGATTGATTCCGGGCGAAGTGCGGCGTTTTGAGTTGACTGGAAAATTACAGCCAGATGGCTCCGCTTATAAGGTACCCCATATGGGCTGGAATCAGGTTCGTCAGGATCGCCAGCACCCGCTTTGGAGTGGCATTCCGGATTTGACCAGTTTTTATTTTGTGCATAGTTACTATGTTGTGCCGCAGCGTAAGGAAGATACTGCCGGCTCAACCGAATATGGCGATTGGTTTACTTCTGCTGTTGCAAAGGATAATATTTTTGCAACACAATTTCATCCAGAAAAAAGTGCAGAATACGGATTAAAGCTCTACAAAAATTTTGTTTCTTGGCAACCTTAA
- a CDS encoding glycosyltransferase, whose amino-acid sequence MKTIPVIIPYFCAEEELQKCLSALEDQSYKPIDIFVRDNSIDNILFIAAINEGLQKYSSNKDIDYILILNQDAYVQKETIRFLVKSMEADENCGIACPIQISSKDNSIYWGGGFEAFPFGRHQGGSLSEYSKDFDTYWANGACMLLRVKMIREIGFFDKNMKFICSDSDYSYTARSRGWKVKVAHQAHVYHSAGACGSVENSFINTIKNQDAIYFAKKWLNGDLYKSLSYDGEKLTRMKIQTLIQNLESAARNNV is encoded by the coding sequence ATGAAAACTATACCGGTAATAATCCCCTATTTTTGTGCAGAAGAAGAGTTGCAAAAATGCCTATCTGCGCTTGAGGATCAATCTTATAAACCGATTGATATTTTTGTAAGAGATAACAGCATCGATAATATTTTATTTATTGCTGCAATAAACGAAGGGCTACAAAAGTACAGTTCAAATAAAGATATTGATTACATACTCATTTTGAATCAAGACGCTTATGTACAAAAAGAAACTATCAGATTCTTAGTCAAGAGTATGGAGGCGGATGAAAATTGTGGGATCGCATGTCCAATACAAATATCGAGTAAGGACAACTCCATATATTGGGGAGGGGGTTTTGAAGCATTTCCATTTGGAAGGCATCAAGGCGGGTCTTTGAGTGAGTACAGCAAGGACTTTGATACTTATTGGGCAAATGGAGCTTGTATGCTTTTAAGGGTGAAAATGATAAGAGAGATTGGTTTTTTTGATAAAAATATGAAGTTTATTTGTTCAGATTCTGATTACTCTTATACGGCTAGGTCACGAGGATGGAAGGTAAAGGTTGCTCACCAAGCACATGTTTATCATTCAGCTGGTGCATGTGGTTCGGTTGAAAATAGTTTTATTAATACAATTAAAAATCAAGATGCAATATATTTTGCAAAAAAATGGTTAAATGGCGATCTTTACAAGAGCCTTTCGTATGATGGTGAAAAACTAACACGTATGAAGATTCAGACCTTGATTCAAAACTTGGAGTCAGCAGCTCGAAATAACGTGTAG
- the tatC gene encoding twin-arginine translocase subunit TatC, which yields MTDKNPTEDSGLQESFLSHLFELRDRIIKSALAIIAVFVCLVYWAPDIFHLFSQPLLDSLPSGGKMIVTDVTGSFFVPMKVTMLVAFLIALPVVMYQLWAFIAPGLYQHERKLIVPLVVSSYSLFIFGMAFAYFLVFPTVFEFMASYNAPLGAEMSTDIDKYLSFAMNTFLAFGLTFEVPVVVVVLVRMGMVPLEKLREIRPYVIVGAFVISAVVTPPDVLSQLLLAIPMTLLYELGLLIARFYVPKPSDDDADASTKPDTQATT from the coding sequence ATGACTGACAAAAATCCAACAGAAGATTCCGGCTTACAAGAATCCTTCTTGTCTCATTTATTTGAGTTACGTGATCGCATTATTAAGTCTGCGCTAGCAATCATTGCGGTGTTCGTCTGCTTGGTGTATTGGGCGCCGGATATTTTTCATTTATTTTCACAGCCGCTATTGGACTCCTTGCCCTCAGGCGGAAAAATGATTGTGACGGATGTCACAGGATCATTCTTTGTGCCGATGAAGGTCACGATGTTGGTTGCTTTCTTGATTGCTTTGCCGGTAGTGATGTATCAACTGTGGGCATTTATTGCTCCTGGCTTATATCAACATGAGCGCAAGCTTATTGTGCCTTTAGTTGTGAGTAGCTACAGCCTCTTTATATTTGGCATGGCATTTGCCTACTTCTTGGTATTTCCAACAGTGTTTGAATTCATGGCTAGTTATAACGCACCACTTGGCGCTGAAATGTCGACTGATATTGATAAGTACCTCAGTTTTGCTATGAATACCTTCCTAGCCTTTGGACTTACTTTTGAAGTACCCGTTGTGGTTGTAGTTTTAGTGCGCATGGGCATGGTTCCCCTAGAAAAGCTCAGAGAGATTCGTCCTTATGTGATCGTTGGTGCATTTGTGATCTCTGCCGTGGTTACGCCACCCGATGTTCTATCACAATTGCTATTAGCAATTCCTATGACTCTGCTTTATGAGTTAGGACTGTTGATTGCGCGTTTTTACGTTCCAAAGCCGTCAGACGATGATGCTGACGCAAGTACAAAGCCAGATACTCAAGCCACGACTTGA
- the tatB gene encoding Sec-independent protein translocase protein TatB, with protein sequence MIDLGVSKLALIAVVALIVVGPERLPKIARMAGNLFGRAQRYMADVKSEVSRQMDVEEFKKLREESVSAFKDVENSLQSTVQEAGANLSDQADIFENNFTRAPLDEKEVLSKSIRQGRKSWGVRRAARPVWFKHSTGMRTRVQSGAARMKRFHHSANKSAIKE encoded by the coding sequence ATGATTGATCTCGGAGTTTCAAAGCTTGCACTCATTGCAGTAGTTGCATTGATAGTGGTTGGCCCAGAACGTCTTCCTAAGATTGCCCGTATGGCGGGTAATTTGTTTGGACGTGCTCAACGCTATATGGCGGATGTCAAATCTGAAGTTAGCCGACAGATGGATGTCGAGGAGTTCAAGAAACTCCGTGAAGAAAGCGTCTCTGCCTTTAAAGATGTTGAGAACTCACTTCAATCTACCGTTCAAGAGGCGGGCGCCAATCTAAGCGATCAGGCCGACATCTTTGAAAATAATTTCACCAGAGCGCCTCTTGATGAAAAAGAGGTGCTTAGCAAGTCAATCCGTCAAGGGCGCAAGAGTTGGGGTGTAAGACGCGCAGCAAGACCAGTTTGGTTTAAGCATTCCACTGGGATGCGCACTCGCGTTCAATCTGGCGCAGCTCGTATGAAGCGTTTTCACCATAGCGCTAATAAGTCAGCAATAAAAGAATAA
- a CDS encoding porin, protein MKKSLLAVAAIGAFASAAQAQSSVTVYGIMDVGFQGVTTRVGSAKTNKTSFSGEGAETTSRLGFKGTEDMGGGTSAFFTAEFALAPTNSALSGDANTGLANRQTFVGLKKNGVGSAAIGTQYTPVHLAVGRTDPGQTNNMLGNVIYATNSSQGNGQTTQAYTVRYNNALTLQTERMAGFQLYGIYNNNNSNANNPATTQTVTNNEALGLGINYVWQKLNVDLAMNSSKQTTITGTTQTAASIAPLSATIGTIANVLGTSIGILSNYAGATYDFGILKAYAQYINTKYTSNLDSNSYISRSAQQIGVRSFVTPTIEAWASVGNGRYQGPNAVTISAATTTSADFTGYQLGTNYLLSKRTNLYAIFGSTQSSTNGSIAAEGGSSYGVGVRHTF, encoded by the coding sequence ATGAAAAAATCGCTACTAGCAGTTGCAGCAATTGGCGCATTTGCGTCAGCAGCTCAAGCACAGTCATCAGTAACCGTATACGGAATCATGGACGTAGGTTTCCAAGGTGTTACAACTCGTGTTGGCTCAGCAAAAACAAACAAGACATCTTTTTCTGGTGAAGGTGCTGAAACAACATCACGTTTAGGTTTCAAAGGCACTGAAGATATGGGTGGAGGTACATCCGCTTTCTTCACAGCAGAATTTGCTTTGGCTCCAACTAATAGCGCCCTATCTGGCGATGCAAATACTGGCTTGGCAAATCGTCAAACATTCGTCGGTTTGAAAAAGAATGGTGTTGGCTCTGCAGCTATTGGTACTCAGTACACACCAGTTCATTTAGCTGTTGGCCGTACAGACCCAGGCCAGACAAACAACATGTTGGGTAACGTAATTTACGCAACTAATTCTTCACAAGGTAACGGTCAAACAACCCAGGCCTACACAGTTCGCTACAACAATGCTCTTACATTGCAAACTGAGAGAATGGCTGGCTTTCAACTTTACGGTATTTACAACAACAACAATTCAAATGCCAATAATCCTGCCACAACACAGACTGTAACTAATAACGAAGCTCTCGGCCTTGGCATTAACTATGTATGGCAAAAGTTGAATGTTGATTTGGCTATGAATTCTTCAAAGCAAACTACAATCACAGGCACAACACAAACAGCCGCATCTATTGCTCCACTGTCTGCAACTATTGGCACAATTGCTAACGTCTTGGGTACATCTATTGGTATTTTGAGCAACTATGCTGGTGCTACTTATGACTTCGGTATTTTGAAGGCATATGCTCAGTACATTAATACTAAGTACACCTCTAACTTGGACTCGAATTCTTATATCAGCCGTTCTGCACAGCAGATTGGCGTACGTTCATTCGTGACACCAACAATCGAGGCGTGGGCATCTGTCGGTAACGGTAGATACCAGGGTCCAAATGCTGTAACAATTTCTGCTGCAACTACAACTTCAGCTGACTTTACTGGTTATCAGTTAGGTACGAACTACCTGTTGAGCAAGCGTACAAACCTCTACGCGATTTTTGGCTCTACACAAAGTTCAACCAACGGCTCAATCGCTGCTGAAGGTGGTTCAAGCTATGGCGTTGGTGTGCGTCATACTTTCTAA
- the hisI gene encoding phosphoribosyl-AMP cyclohydrolase, which yields MQNTFTPIESLEAGAWLDSVTWNEQGLVPVIAQEVGSKDILMMAWMNRDALLATLRLGEAVYWTRSRQKLWHKGEESGHTQKVKEIRLDCDGDTILLMVEQKDGIACHTGEHSCFFLRWDSGKSAWVDESTGHK from the coding sequence ATGCAAAATACTTTCACTCCAATTGAGTCTTTAGAGGCTGGAGCATGGCTTGATTCCGTAACTTGGAATGAGCAAGGCCTGGTCCCAGTAATCGCTCAGGAAGTGGGTAGTAAAGATATCTTGATGATGGCCTGGATGAATCGAGATGCGCTATTGGCAACACTGCGCTTGGGCGAGGCAGTGTATTGGACCCGCTCAAGGCAAAAGCTATGGCACAAGGGTGAAGAATCTGGCCACACTCAAAAGGTAAAAGAAATCCGTCTCGATTGCGATGGCGACACCATTTTGCTCATGGTTGAGCAAAAAGACGGTATTGCTTGCCATACTGGCGAGCACAGCTGTTTTTTTCTGCGGTGGGATTCTGGTAAGTCTGCCTGGGTGGATGAGTCTACAGGTCATAAATAA
- the hisA gene encoding 1-(5-phosphoribosyl)-5-[(5-phosphoribosylamino)methylideneamino]imidazole-4-carboxamide isomerase — MLLIPAIDLKDGHCVRLEQGDMDKATVFSEDPGAMAAHWISKGARRLHLVDLNGAFAGKLKNESAIKSILKAVGDEIPIQLGGGIRDLETIERLLDDGISTVIIGTAAVKSPGFVQDACTAFPGHIMVGLDARDGKVATDGWSKITGHEVIDLAKKFEDYGVEAIIYTDIGRDGMMKGINMDATIKLAQAIRIPVIASGGLSNNQDIEALCEAEVEGVMGVIAGRSIYAGDLDLTAAQKYADELTLKFAKKII; from the coding sequence ATGCTGCTCATTCCTGCGATTGACTTAAAAGATGGCCACTGTGTTCGACTTGAACAAGGTGACATGGATAAAGCCACTGTTTTTTCTGAAGATCCAGGCGCAATGGCTGCGCATTGGATTAGTAAGGGAGCGCGTCGTTTACATCTGGTGGATTTGAATGGTGCGTTTGCTGGAAAACTCAAAAATGAATCTGCCATTAAATCTATTCTGAAAGCAGTGGGTGATGAGATTCCGATTCAACTGGGTGGCGGCATCCGCGATCTTGAAACGATTGAACGTTTATTGGATGACGGTATTAGTACAGTGATTATTGGTACTGCAGCGGTCAAGAGTCCTGGCTTTGTGCAAGATGCTTGTACCGCATTCCCTGGCCACATCATGGTGGGACTTGATGCACGTGATGGCAAAGTGGCAACCGATGGTTGGAGCAAGATCACAGGTCATGAAGTGATTGACCTTGCGAAGAAATTTGAAGATTACGGCGTTGAAGCGATCATCTATACCGACATTGGTCGTGATGGCATGATGAAGGGCATCAATATGGATGCCACGATTAAATTGGCCCAAGCTATCCGGATTCCGGTCATTGCTAGCGGTGGCTTATCAAATAACCAAGATATTGAAGCCTTGTGTGAAGCTGAAGTTGAAGGCGTGATGGGCGTGATTGCTGGGCGCTCAATTTATGCTGGTGATTTAGATTTAACTGCAGCGCAAAAATATGCTGATGAGTTAACGCTCAAGTTTGCTAAGAAAATTATCTAA
- the hisC gene encoding histidinol-phosphate transaminase translates to MSRFWSPVVQTLTPYTPGEQPQMKRLVKLNTNESPYGPSPLALAAINQQNTDDLRLYPDPEGAALKKAIADLHGLDPKQVFLGNGSDEVLAHVFLGLLKQSKPVQFPDITYSFYPVYCKLFGIDYQTVPLDSNFEIQTQDLKTPNGGIIFPNPNAPTGRAIPRSDIEALLRRNTDSVVVIDEAYVDYGTESCIPLLRGSACPDNLLVVHTLSKSRALAGLRVGFAVGHPALIEGLERVKNSFNSYPLGRLAQAGAIAAIQDQAHLESTSKKVIQTRERLVNELASLGFDTLPSTANFIFTRHPKHAGAKLYQSLRDRGIIVRHFKSPRIEEFLRITIGTDEQTNELITALKEILAIA, encoded by the coding sequence ATGAGCCGCTTTTGGAGCCCCGTTGTTCAGACCCTGACCCCCTACACCCCGGGGGAGCAGCCGCAAATGAAGCGACTGGTAAAGCTCAATACGAATGAGAGCCCTTATGGCCCATCCCCGCTGGCCCTAGCCGCTATAAATCAGCAAAACACAGATGATTTGAGGCTCTATCCGGACCCGGAAGGAGCAGCCCTTAAAAAAGCTATTGCTGATTTGCACGGTCTAGACCCAAAACAGGTGTTTTTAGGAAATGGTTCCGACGAGGTATTGGCCCACGTATTTTTAGGCCTTCTCAAGCAATCCAAACCCGTTCAGTTTCCAGATATCACCTATAGCTTCTACCCAGTCTATTGCAAGTTATTTGGCATTGACTATCAAACAGTGCCCCTAGATTCTAATTTTGAGATCCAAACCCAAGACCTCAAAACCCCCAATGGCGGAATTATTTTTCCCAATCCCAATGCCCCAACTGGTCGAGCTATCCCGCGTTCAGATATCGAAGCCCTGCTCAGGAGAAATACAGACTCCGTAGTGGTGATCGATGAGGCCTATGTGGATTACGGCACTGAGTCTTGCATTCCACTTCTACGCGGAAGTGCTTGCCCAGACAACCTCTTAGTCGTACACACTTTATCTAAGTCTCGCGCCCTAGCTGGACTTCGCGTTGGGTTTGCAGTGGGGCATCCAGCTCTCATTGAAGGTCTTGAGCGTGTAAAAAATAGCTTTAACTCTTACCCACTAGGCCGCTTGGCTCAAGCGGGAGCAATTGCTGCAATACAAGATCAAGCGCATTTGGAATCGACGAGTAAAAAAGTAATTCAAACTCGTGAGCGATTAGTGAATGAGTTGGCCTCACTAGGTTTTGATACTTTGCCATCGACAGCGAACTTTATTTTTACGCGCCATCCGAAACATGCTGGCGCAAAGTTGTATCAGTCATTACGCGATCGTGGAATTATTGTGCGTCACTTCAAGTCGCCACGCATTGAAGAATTTCTGCGCATCACCATCGGTACTGATGAGCAAACGAATGAATTGATTACTGCCTTGAAAGAAATTCTGGCTATCGCCTAA